GGTTCTTGGAACATATATTACATCATCTGCAATCTTACCAATCTCGTCATTGCCTTCTAGCGCAATTGCTAATACCTTAGCTCCTCTGGCTTTTACTTCTTTTATATTACTTACTGTCTTTTCAAAAAGCTCTTCATGACCTGTTAGTCCAACTAGTAATGAATTATTCTCTATAAGTGCGATTGGACCATGCTTCAACTCGCCAGCAGCATAAGGCTCTGCATGAAGGTAAGCTATCTCTTTTAACTTCAATGCACCTTCCATTGACACAGCATAATCAAGACCTCTACCAATGTAGAATACGTTCTTGGAATTAATATATTTATTAGCTAATTCTTTGATTTTATCTGCCTGTTCTAATACCTTACCCACTTTATCAGGTAGCGCATATAACTCTTCTCTTAACTCTAGGAATTCATCTTTAGATATCTTTCCAAGTTCCATAGCTATCTTGATTGATAGTAGATACATGGCACATAACTGAGCTGAATATGCTTTTGTAGATGCTACAGCGATTTCTGGTCCTGCGAGGGTATATAATACATCGTCAGCATCCCTAGATATTGTTGAACCAACTGCATTAACTATACCAATAACATATGCCCCTGCTTTCTTAGCAAGTCTAAGCGCCGCAAGTGTATCAGCTGTTTCGCCTGATTGTGAAACAACGATCATCAAGGTGTTTTCATCCAGTATTGGTTCTCTATAACGAAATTCTGATGCTACTTCTGCTACTACTGGTATTCTAGCTACTCTTTCAATTAGATATTTTCCTACTAAGCCTGTATAGGAAGCTGTTCCACAGGCAACTATATAGATCTTGTTAATTTTCTCAAGAACCTCTTTTGACATGTTGATGTCATCTAGGACTATATCATTAACGTCAAGAGGTAGTCTTGGAGTCAAAGTGTCTTTTACTACTCTTGGCTGTTCAAATATCTCTTTTAACATGAAATGGTCAAAGCCTTCTTTTCTAGCGGCTTTTAAATCCCATGTGACATTGTATATCTCTCTTGTTACTTCGTTTTTATCTGTATCTATTATCTTCACATTATCTTTAGTTACAATAGCGATTTCCTTGTCTTCTAACAAATATACGTCTCTTGTATGTTCTAGAATGGCAGGAATATCAGATGCTATATAGTTCTCACCTTTACCTATTCCAATAATCAAAGGACTATCTTTTCTGACTGCAATTATTTTATCTGGTTCGTCATTGCAGATGACACCAAATGCATAAGAACCTTCTATCTTATCCATAGCTTTTAGAACAGCATCTAAAAGATTATGGTTTTTGCTATAATAATAATCTATCAACTGTACTGCTACTTCAGTATCTGTTTCTGATACAAACTTTTGTCCTTTTGATTCTAGTTTTTCTTTTATTGTCATGTAATTTTCTATAATCCCGTTATGAACCAATGATATAGTATTGGTGCTATTCATATGTGGATGTGAATTAATGTCTGAAGGTTCACCATGAGTAGCCCAACGGGTATGACCTATACCTAAGTTACCATGTAACATGTTATTGTTCAATCTCTCTTCCAGATTGATTAATCTTCCTTTTGTCTTGACACATTTAATTTTATGATCGTAAATGGATACACCTGCTGAGTCGTATCCTCTATATTCTAAGCTTTTCAACCCATCAATCAGGATGGGGGCAGCTTCTTTATCTCCAATATAACCAACTATTCCGCACAAAATATATACCTCCTATTTATTGAGTCTACGCTCTATTAAGCTAGCTAATGCTTCTGCTTCATCAGCTAATACCTCTTTGTCTTTTCCTTCAATCATTACTCTAACTAATGGTTCAGTACCAGAAGGTCTTATCAATACTCTTCCTTCACCATCAAATTTTGCTTCTAGTTTCTCTATTTCACTTTTTATTACTTCATCTTCTAAATAACTGTATTTATTACCATTGCTTACTTTTGCATTTACTAGTACTTGTGGTAATACTTCCATGACATTAGCTAATTCGGATAATTTTTTATCTGAGTGCTTGAGTGCTTCTAATAGATGAATAGCTGTTAGAAGTCCGTCACCTGTTGTATTTTCTTCTAAGAATATGATATGTCCTGACTGTTCTCCACCTAGATTGTAGCCTTGTTCTATCATCTTTTCTAATACGTATCTATCGCCAACTTGTGTTTGCTCTATATGTATGTTCTTTTCTTTTCCCATAATAAATAATCCTAGGTTACTCATTACAGTTGCAACAACGGTATCTTTTTTCAATAATCCTTTGTCTTTCATGTATAGACCACAGATAGCCATAATTCTATCACCATCTACCATATTTCCTAGTTCGTCTACTGCAAGACATCTGTCAGCATCACCATCAAATGCAAGACCTATATCAGCACCTACTTGTTTTACAAAATGTTGTAAGTCTTCCATATGAGTTGAACCACATTTCTTGTTTATGTTAGTTCCATCAGGCTCATTATGAATGATGAATACTTCTGCGCCTAGTTGTCTTAGTGTTTCTGGTGCAGATACATATGATGCACCATTAGCACAATCAATAACTATCTTGATTCCTTCTAAGTCAATGTCTATTACACTCTTAGC
The window above is part of the Vallitalea guaymasensis genome. Proteins encoded here:
- the glmS gene encoding glutamine--fructose-6-phosphate transaminase (isomerizing), translating into MCGIVGYIGDKEAAPILIDGLKSLEYRGYDSAGVSIYDHKIKCVKTKGRLINLEERLNNNMLHGNLGIGHTRWATHGEPSDINSHPHMNSTNTISLVHNGIIENYMTIKEKLESKGQKFVSETDTEVAVQLIDYYYSKNHNLLDAVLKAMDKIEGSYAFGVICNDEPDKIIAVRKDSPLIIGIGKGENYIASDIPAILEHTRDVYLLEDKEIAIVTKDNVKIIDTDKNEVTREIYNVTWDLKAARKEGFDHFMLKEIFEQPRVVKDTLTPRLPLDVNDIVLDDINMSKEVLEKINKIYIVACGTASYTGLVGKYLIERVARIPVVAEVASEFRYREPILDENTLMIVVSQSGETADTLAALRLAKKAGAYVIGIVNAVGSTISRDADDVLYTLAGPEIAVASTKAYSAQLCAMYLLSIKIAMELGKISKDEFLELREELYALPDKVGKVLEQADKIKELANKYINSKNVFYIGRGLDYAVSMEGALKLKEIAYLHAEPYAAGELKHGPIALIENNSLLVGLTGHEELFEKTVSNIKEVKARGAKVLAIALEGNDEIGKIADDVIYVPRTHWMFTSLLENIPQQIFAYYISVGLGHDVDKPRNLAKSVTVE
- the glmM gene encoding phosphoglucosamine mutase, which gives rise to MGKLFGTDGVRGIANKELTIEMAYKLGQAGAYVLTKEKKHKPTILIGRDTRISGEMLEAALISGICSVGANAVSIGVVPTPAVAYLTRLYNADAGVVISASHNPVEYNGIKFFNSKGYKLSDALEDEIEDIMLNNSEKLELPTGTKIGRVKHKRESITDYIDYAKSVIDIDLEGIKIVIDCANGASYVSAPETLRQLGAEVFIIHNEPDGTNINKKCGSTHMEDLQHFVKQVGADIGLAFDGDADRCLAVDELGNMVDGDRIMAICGLYMKDKGLLKKDTVVATVMSNLGLFIMGKEKNIHIEQTQVGDRYVLEKMIEQGYNLGGEQSGHIIFLEENTTGDGLLTAIHLLEALKHSDKKLSELANVMEVLPQVLVNAKVSNGNKYSYLEDEVIKSEIEKLEAKFDGEGRVLIRPSGTEPLVRVMIEGKDKEVLADEAEALASLIERRLNK